The stretch of DNA GACCATTACAGCTCTAAGCAAGATTAGCTAAGAATTACCATACTGATTACCTTccgaataataatatatatgccttctgtaattaataaaaaataaaaaaaatcgcaTCATGCACCACAGTAGAGCAAGGGTGATGATTATCCACATTATTGGTTGGAAATTGAACCGCCAACAAATAAACTACCTGTTActatttgtctcttcacattaTCGCCAACTGCCACAATTAACGtattttattggatttgattttaaatgcacaataatatttataaacattaCTGTTGTGCTGATGAAAAATCCAACACACGtaaaatacctttttttttctctcttcatttgATACTGTTAAAACGTCGGCaattacatattatatatagatatattacaatatttaaaaaaaaaaaatagagatatatATACAAACTGCATATTCACATCCTCAACTTTGGTTTTTTGTTGGGAATTATTGTTTATTGCCAAAATCCATGTTTGAATAGATATAAATCAGTTATCAATGTAAAAGTACTAACTTTTTGTTGACGGTTAGAAgcttttttgggtttttttttttttttctggttttAATTCACAAATAATTTCAACTGATATATTGCACCATTTACTTACGTTAGCTCAAACTATTCAGTCCCCTGAAACATATCAAAGATACATCTAAttgtgtttgtgtgtatttggttttttttggcaTTTATTCGAATTCCTCCATTGAGCGTGTGATTACATGGAAGATCATAAGCAGTATATCTGTTATTAAATAAACACCGGAGATGGTTCTTCAGTTTGGACAGAACTAGCATGTGGATGCGgatgctgatgctgatgctgaGCTGCTGCTGCGACACACGAATTAAGAGACATAGAGGGGTTCTGGATCAACCTTTCTTTGAATCCTGACAAAATACAAGGGAATTAATTCAGAAGCCAAGAAATGTTACTGAAATATACACAAGTAGGCCATGCAAAGTAAAATCAGATTGGAAAGTACATCACAAGAATATCAAGAAAAGGTAAATCAAATTGTTACTAGAAAGAAACGTTCATAACCATATTTCTTGCTGCCAAAGGCCTAATTATATCAACAGCTGCAAAGCTATGTCATACAATAACATATGCAGGGATTCATGTTGTATATTTAACCATCTGAATGTATTCTGGATATATGAATGATCTCTCAGATCATCATGCTTCcaaatttaaaaactcaaaagcaTAAGCAAGGTGTAGACAATGGGTATAGTGATGCATTTAGAGAAGGAACCAACAGTCATCCCTGGTCCACAATGAATGACGTATTTTCCTTATGTGTTGTAGACtagaaattgaaaacaaaaagatgagCAAAATGCCAAAGCACATCAACTTCGGTATTTTTGTAGCAACCTGTCCAATGTATTGCATGTGTTGAGACAGGAGATACAAATTTATAAGCCCATTGTTCATGTCACAGGAACATCAGTGCTTAGTgacattttaaaatacaataaatgtATGGTGTACTGAAACCAATATTTTGGCATGAAAGAAAGTGCCAAGGCACAAAGAGTAAAGATAATCAAGATTAAGATCAAGGTGAAGCAGGAAGTCAGAAGTATGGGCATTGTTCCCATCCATACTATTGAGGAAGTTCTCAGTTCTCTCTGTGGTAAATTGAAGAGTTTTAGTTTCAATACTGGTAATGAGATCTGGTCATCCGATTGATGGCCATCTTCTGAGCCTCATAAATTCAAGTTATTATGTAAAATAGTACAATAGCATCAGTGGATGGATTAAAAGACTAACCAATTGTCCTTGATCCATGAACATCTGTCAGTGTCCACCGCATGCAGGCTAAAAGCATGTCTTGAACTAGGTGAATTGTTTTCAAAGCTGCCAAAATTGATACTCAATGAGAACTTGATTGAGTTGGAAATTCAATTATACAAGAAATGATCACATCACCTTTGATGCACAAGATCACCATGTATCACCACAAAAGAGCCTGCTTTCACCTCTAGTGGCACAAATTCTTTAATATCATATGATGGCGAAGGATGATCAAAGTGCACCCCATCTTTATCTCGTATGAACTTTCTTACTAGGCCATCTAATggcaaaaaaagaacaaaaatcataaatgagAGGGATCATATCAGACAAACAGAAATAAATGCCAATCCAAGTAAGGAAAGACTACTCTTGTGGGAGCCTGGAATTGCCCAAAGGCAACCGTTAACAATAGTTGCATCTTCCAATGCTAGCCAAAGTCCTGTGCATGATGGAGGCTCTGTACGAAGAAAAGAATTATCCTGGTGCGGAACAACTTCCCCACCAATGCCTGGTTGCTGCAATGCAAAAGTAACATGAGCTACATTCACAACTTGTGTTCATACAA from Dioscorea cayenensis subsp. rotundata cultivar TDr96_F1 unplaced genomic scaffold, TDr96_F1_v2_PseudoChromosome.rev07_lg8_w22 25.fasta BLBR01000136.1, whole genome shotgun sequence encodes:
- the LOC120253621 gene encoding phytanoyl-CoA dioxygenase isoform X2, with amino-acid sequence MGILGNLSVNQLDSFNSEGFLVLDSFASPEEIQEMRSQMDDLLHQFDGSSSSIFSTRNQSTDDYFFESAEKISFFFEEKAFGDDGLLKQPKELSINKVGHALHEIDPVFKKFSHSDKISGLLLSLGYKRPVIIQSMYIFKQPGIGGEVVPHQDNSFLRTEPPSCTGLWLALEDATIVNGCLWAIPGSHKNGLVRKFIRDKDGVHFDHPSPSYDIKEFVPLEVKAGSFVVIHGDLVHQSFENNSPSSRHAFSLHAVDTDRCSWIKDNWIQRKVDPEPLYVS
- the LOC120253621 gene encoding phytanoyl-CoA dioxygenase isoform X1; translation: MGILGNLSVNQLDSFNSEGFLVLDSFASPEEIQEMRSQMDDLLHQFDGSSSSIFSTRNQQQSTDDYFFESAEKISFFFEEKAFGDDGLLKQPKELSINKVGHALHEIDPVFKKFSHSDKISGLLLSLGYKRPVIIQSMYIFKQPGIGGEVVPHQDNSFLRTEPPSCTGLWLALEDATIVNGCLWAIPGSHKNGLVRKFIRDKDGVHFDHPSPSYDIKEFVPLEVKAGSFVVIHGDLVHQSFENNSPSSRHAFSLHAVDTDRCSWIKDNWIQRKVDPEPLYVS